The Methylotenera sp. G11 genome includes a window with the following:
- a CDS encoding phosphatidate cytidylyltransferase has translation MLKTRIITAAAILIGLLTAVFSASGAVWTLLTLGLALLGVYEWGTLIQLNRNQRNVLLATALASGLLLAYMHMTPLVRYQGYAMFAFLGLASLFWLIFAPAWLITRRSFSNKFTMAALGLLLMFATWIGLVGLHAINPMLLLGVVATVSIADSAAYFAGKKFGRHKLAPEISPGKTWEGVLGALSAVTVYGIVLCYYQHFSPWLIVCLWLLVILSIIGDLVESLLKRKANLKDSSQLLPGHGGILDRIDGFMPTLPLTLFLIYLPLFHF, from the coding sequence ATGCTAAAAACCCGCATCATTACTGCCGCAGCTATATTAATAGGATTATTGACGGCTGTGTTTTCAGCTTCCGGCGCGGTTTGGACATTGCTTACTTTAGGGCTTGCATTGCTGGGTGTGTATGAGTGGGGCACTTTGATACAGTTGAACAGGAACCAGCGCAATGTCCTTCTGGCAACCGCACTGGCATCCGGTTTGCTGCTTGCTTATATGCATATGACACCGCTCGTGAGATATCAAGGCTATGCCATGTTTGCATTTCTCGGACTTGCCAGCTTGTTTTGGCTGATATTTGCACCGGCCTGGCTCATTACACGCAGGTCTTTCAGCAATAAATTCACCATGGCGGCTTTGGGCTTGCTACTGATGTTTGCCACATGGATTGGTCTGGTTGGGCTGCATGCCATTAACCCCATGTTGTTATTAGGGGTTGTTGCCACGGTAAGCATTGCGGACAGCGCCGCATACTTTGCCGGTAAAAAATTCGGCCGCCATAAGCTCGCTCCCGAAATCAGCCCCGGTAAAACATGGGAAGGTGTTTTGGGCGCATTGTCTGCCGTTACGGTTTATGGCATTGTGCTTTGTTACTATCAGCACTTCAGTCCCTGGCTGATCGTTTGCCTTTGGCTGCTTGTGATCTTAAGTATTATCGGTGACCTGGTTGAGTCACTGTTAAAACGCAAAGCCAACCTGAAGGATAGCAGTCAATTGCTTCCCGGACATGGCGGCATCCTGGATAGGATTGATGGGTTCATGCCAACCTTGCCCCTCACGCTGTTCCTGATCTATCTTCCGCTGTTTCATTTCTAA
- a CDS encoding isoprenyl transferase — protein sequence MSLFSSATQRIPKVTAVPKHIAVIMDGNGRWARKRFLPRIAGHKRGVETVRELVKQCVKLNVEFLTLFAFSSENWRRPPEEVSFLMGLFMDALEREVVKLHQNNIKLVMIGDRSQFEAKLIEQIEASERLTAGNTGLVLTIAANYGGRWDILQAMNKMQVALPELAGKYQEENLQPYLSMSYAPEPDLFIRTGGEMRISNFLLWQLAYTELYFTDTLWPDFNEDAFSLAIQSYEKRERRFGRTSEQLQKPKP from the coding sequence TTGTCTTTATTCTCAAGCGCAACACAGCGTATCCCTAAGGTGACTGCCGTTCCCAAGCACATTGCCGTGATCATGGATGGCAATGGACGCTGGGCACGCAAGCGTTTTTTACCCAGGATAGCCGGGCATAAACGCGGCGTAGAGACTGTGCGCGAACTGGTCAAGCAGTGCGTGAAACTCAATGTCGAGTTTTTAACGCTGTTTGCATTCAGCAGTGAGAACTGGCGGCGCCCACCTGAGGAAGTTTCGTTTCTGATGGGCTTGTTCATGGACGCCCTGGAACGGGAAGTAGTGAAGCTGCACCAGAACAATATCAAACTGGTGATGATTGGGGATCGCAGCCAGTTCGAAGCAAAGCTGATTGAGCAAATCGAAGCCTCTGAACGACTGACGGCAGGCAACACTGGCCTGGTGCTGACAATTGCAGCCAATTATGGCGGCCGCTGGGATATATTGCAGGCCATGAATAAAATGCAGGTTGCGCTACCGGAATTGGCCGGAAAATACCAGGAAGAAAACCTGCAGCCATACCTGTCCATGAGTTATGCGCCTGAACCTGATCTTTTTATCAGAACCGGCGGTGAGATGCGCATCAGTAATTTTCTGCTGTGGCAGCTTGCATATACCGAGTTATATTTTACCGATACGCTGTGGCCTGACTTCAATGAGGACGCTTTCAGCCTCGCGATTCAATCCTATGAAAAACGTGAACGACGTTTTGGGCGGACAAGTGAACAATTACAAAAGCCTAAACCCTAG
- the frr gene encoding ribosome recycling factor: MLEDVKKTAEQKMQKSLEALKNDLAKIRTGRAHTGLLDHVMVEYYGSMVSVNQVANVNLGDARTINVQPYEKNMISKVEKAIRDCDLGLNPATNGDLIRVPMPMLTEERRREMTKIVRTEGESAKVSIRNIRRDANDALKKLIKDKLISEDDERRAQDEVQKATDRAVAEVDKILQVKEADLMAV; the protein is encoded by the coding sequence ATGTTAGAAGACGTAAAAAAAACAGCAGAACAAAAAATGCAGAAATCATTGGAAGCACTTAAGAATGATTTGGCTAAAATCCGTACCGGCCGCGCTCATACCGGCCTGCTTGATCACGTGATGGTTGAGTATTACGGATCCATGGTTTCAGTGAACCAGGTAGCCAATGTCAATCTTGGCGATGCCCGTACAATTAATGTACAGCCTTATGAAAAGAACATGATTTCAAAAGTGGAAAAGGCCATTCGCGACTGCGACTTGGGTTTGAATCCTGCCACCAACGGTGATTTGATTCGTGTGCCTATGCCTATGCTCACTGAAGAACGTCGCCGTGAAATGACTAAAATCGTACGTACTGAGGGCGAAAGCGCAAAAGTATCAATCCGCAACATCCGACGCGATGCAAACGATGCACTGAAAAAACTGATCAAGGATAAGCTGATTTCAGAAGACGACGAGCGTCGTGCGCAAGATGAAGTGCAAAAAGCGACAGACAGGGCAGTGGCTGAAGTCGATAAAATACTGCAGGTTAAAGAAGCAGATTTGATGGCGGTATAA
- the pyrH gene encoding UMP kinase has protein sequence MSQPAYKRILLKLSGEALMGDDAYGINRATITRIVNEIKEVVDLGVQVAVVIGGGNIFRGVAPAAAGMDRATADYMGMLATVMNAMALQDAMKNIGLNARVQSALSIEQVAEPYIRGKAIRYLEEGRVVIFGAGTGNPFFTTDTAAALRGMEINAEVVIKATKVDGVYTDDPKTNPEAMRYKTITFDEAIIKNLKVMDATALTLCRDQKLPISVFSIFKQGALKKVVMGEDEGTKVLP, from the coding sequence GTGTCACAACCAGCCTATAAGCGCATTTTACTTAAACTTTCTGGTGAGGCTTTGATGGGAGATGATGCTTACGGCATTAATCGCGCCACGATCACTCGCATCGTTAATGAAATTAAAGAAGTTGTTGATTTGGGAGTGCAGGTAGCTGTTGTAATCGGTGGCGGTAATATTTTTCGAGGTGTCGCACCGGCTGCAGCAGGCATGGATAGGGCAACAGCCGATTATATGGGGATGCTGGCGACAGTCATGAACGCCATGGCTTTGCAGGATGCCATGAAAAACATCGGTTTAAATGCACGCGTACAGTCGGCATTAAGCATTGAGCAGGTTGCCGAGCCCTATATCCGCGGAAAAGCCATTCGCTATCTGGAAGAAGGGCGGGTCGTGATTTTCGGTGCCGGGACCGGCAATCCGTTCTTTACCACGGATACTGCAGCTGCTTTGCGCGGCATGGAAATCAATGCGGAAGTCGTCATCAAGGCCACTAAGGTAGACGGCGTATATACCGACGATCCTAAAACCAATCCGGAAGCCATGCGTTACAAAACCATTACTTTTGATGAGGCCATCATCAAAAACCTTAAAGTGATGGATGCGACAGCTTTAACCCTGTGTCGCGATCAGAAACTGCCGATTTCGGTTTTCAGCATCTTCAAGCAAGGTGCCCTGAAAAAAGTAGTGATGGGTGAGGATGAAGGTACGAAAGTATTACCTTGA
- the tsf gene encoding translation elongation factor Ts: MAEITAGMVKELRERTDAPMMDCKKALSEADGDMTRAEEILRVRFGNKASKAAGRVAAEGTVGISISADGKTGAMVEVNSETDFCAKNEDFLKFVNELAGVIAASNANDIEAVANLPMSGATVEETRAQLVGKIGENITPRRFVRPVAQGKLASYVHGSKIGVLVDLVGGDDVLAKDIAMHIAAAKPKSLDASGIDASLIEAERRVAIEKAKEAGKPEAMLEKIADGTVQKFLKEVTLLSQVFVKDDKFTIEQLLKSKGASIASFTMYTVGEGIEKVVVDYAAEVAAAAKL; the protein is encoded by the coding sequence ATGGCTGAAATTACCGCAGGTATGGTAAAAGAATTGCGTGAGCGCACAGATGCGCCAATGATGGACTGTAAAAAAGCGTTGTCAGAAGCTGATGGCGACATGACGCGTGCAGAAGAAATCTTGCGTGTTCGCTTTGGCAACAAAGCAAGCAAGGCTGCGGGTCGCGTAGCCGCTGAAGGTACAGTTGGCATCAGCATCAGTGCTGACGGCAAAACTGGTGCTATGGTTGAAGTTAACTCTGAAACTGACTTCTGTGCTAAAAATGAAGACTTCCTGAAGTTTGTAAATGAATTGGCCGGCGTAATTGCTGCCAGCAATGCAAACGACATTGAAGCCGTTGCCAACCTGCCTATGAGTGGTGCAACAGTTGAGGAAACTCGCGCGCAATTAGTTGGTAAAATCGGTGAAAACATCACACCACGTCGCTTTGTGCGTCCAGTTGCACAAGGTAAATTGGCCAGCTATGTACACGGCAGCAAAATCGGTGTTTTAGTTGATTTAGTAGGTGGCGACGATGTTCTGGCTAAAGATATTGCCATGCACATTGCTGCAGCCAAGCCAAAATCACTGGATGCTTCCGGTATCGATGCCAGCCTGATCGAAGCTGAGCGCCGCGTTGCGATTGAAAAAGCAAAAGAAGCAGGCAAGCCTGAAGCAATGCTTGAAAAAATTGCAGATGGTACCGTGCAGAAATTCCTGAAAGAAGTGACTTTGCTGAGCCAGGTTTTTGTTAAAGATGACAAGTTCACTATCGAACAACTGCTTAAGTCAAAAGGCGCCAGCATTGCTTCATTCACCATGTACACCGTTGGTGAAGGCATTGAAAAAGTTGTGGTTGACTACGCAGCAGAAGTTGCAGCCGCAGCAAAACTGTAA